A stretch of Corallococcus exiguus DNA encodes these proteins:
- a CDS encoding AMIN domain-containing protein has product MRGLAVSLLGLWLVPLVALAQQPADYNTITSVNVSGGTVEISGSKKPDFNSFTMTDPPRLVIDVSGAVFKDVPEELPVGNGTVTGIRTQAYGTESSSIARILIGYEREVETDIQTSGNKLVVKVLGSGGGAVVAQVTPSEGQGTSAQGATAANTQAGSNAQDAARAAASDREAQEKAVKAAADAARAEREAQEKAAAEATARAKADADAEKKRQEEAQAAAKRQDEERRASEQAAAAEKKRQDEEAQAATKRAEDERRATAQAAADQKRQQEADAKTAAEEKRAAAQAAAEERQAAAKTAAEQKRAAAQTAAEAKRLKDEERQAAAQARREEQQSAREAAADQRRQRAAEARERREQAVAARESRARPSQGSAAAESRESGGGAVSSRRKTMTQIGFQQQPDSSRVFVRTNEPVRYTVGTSGNQVVLELENTRVVESNNTLPLDTHFFPSAVSRVEAFSGAGQTVRVVIQLKQGVRYETRQEGGLITLDFPRPGR; this is encoded by the coding sequence ATGAGGGGCTTGGCGGTGTCTCTGCTGGGATTGTGGCTCGTGCCGCTGGTGGCGCTGGCGCAGCAGCCGGCGGATTACAACACCATCACCTCCGTCAACGTCAGCGGCGGGACGGTGGAGATCTCCGGCAGCAAGAAGCCGGACTTCAACAGCTTCACCATGACGGACCCTCCGCGGCTCGTCATCGACGTGTCCGGCGCCGTCTTCAAGGACGTGCCCGAGGAGCTGCCGGTCGGCAATGGCACCGTGACGGGCATCCGCACGCAGGCCTATGGCACGGAGTCCTCGTCCATCGCGCGCATCCTCATCGGCTATGAGCGCGAGGTGGAGACGGACATCCAGACCTCCGGCAACAAGCTGGTGGTGAAGGTCCTGGGCAGCGGGGGCGGCGCGGTCGTCGCGCAGGTAACCCCCTCGGAAGGGCAGGGCACCTCCGCGCAGGGAGCCACCGCGGCCAACACCCAGGCCGGCTCCAACGCGCAGGACGCGGCCCGCGCCGCCGCGTCGGACCGGGAGGCGCAGGAGAAGGCCGTGAAGGCCGCCGCCGACGCCGCCCGGGCGGAGCGCGAGGCCCAGGAGAAGGCCGCCGCCGAGGCCACCGCCCGCGCCAAGGCGGATGCGGACGCGGAGAAGAAGCGCCAGGAGGAGGCCCAGGCCGCCGCGAAGCGCCAGGACGAGGAGCGCCGCGCGTCGGAGCAGGCCGCCGCCGCGGAGAAGAAGCGCCAGGACGAGGAGGCCCAGGCCGCCACGAAGCGCGCCGAGGATGAACGCCGCGCCACCGCGCAGGCCGCCGCCGACCAGAAGCGCCAGCAGGAAGCGGACGCGAAGACCGCCGCCGAAGAGAAGCGCGCCGCCGCGCAGGCCGCCGCCGAGGAGCGCCAGGCCGCCGCGAAGACGGCCGCGGAGCAGAAGCGCGCCGCCGCGCAGACCGCCGCCGAGGCGAAGCGCCTGAAGGATGAGGAGCGCCAGGCCGCCGCGCAGGCCCGCCGCGAGGAGCAGCAGTCGGCCCGCGAGGCCGCAGCCGACCAGAGGCGCCAGCGTGCGGCGGAGGCCCGTGAGCGCCGCGAGCAGGCCGTGGCGGCCCGTGAGTCGCGCGCCCGCCCCAGCCAGGGCAGCGCCGCGGCCGAGTCGCGCGAGAGCGGCGGGGGCGCGGTGTCGTCGCGCCGCAAGACGATGACGCAGATTGGCTTCCAGCAGCAGCCGGACAGCTCGCGCGTCTTCGTGCGCACCAACGAGCCGGTGCGCTACACGGTGGGCACCTCCGGCAACCAGGTGGTCCTGGAGCTGGAAAACACGCGCGTGGTGGAGTCCAACAACACGCTCCCCCTGGACACGCACTTCTTCCCGTCGGCCGTGTCGCGGGTGGAGGCGTTCTCCGGCGCGGGCCAGACGGTGCGCGTCGTCATCCAGCTGAAGCAGGGGGTTCGCTATGAGACACGCCAGGAAGGCGGCCTCATCACCCTCGACTTCCCGCGCCCGGGCCGGTAG
- a CDS encoding LPS-assembly protein LptD, protein MTFLAPVVLTLWVSAQIPLATQVELPTGEVVELAADYVVFENDVLTARGHCELRSGPNVLRADEVTYSEATQVATATGNVMFVSGLMAAIADDVRVDLRSNEANVKGGLFMQKKGVTPEALQAAKTPDELRKLGETPVLMSGTRIRRTGETAFSVDGLAFTPCQCGPGEPGWRVEAKEANVKMGERAILTWPVVYVRSVPVFALPWLYLPLAERRSGLLIPRPSNSGLNGFGLDVPVFVTLGESYDLTFTPGIYTGGGDISNPRFVEVDEDGNSTPIRELRPTGVKGPRLLTEFRYVPSDRTRGRATLGFLYDLRPRLDPTTSDFLRVVDRTNPKEPFYTSQIIDEKRGLRGEASWQHTQDLGDGWHDRVDAYFVSDGFYTRDLTADLLVQNTNYLRSTAVVYQRRDERYLGLDVSLRQDLRYAYRFFQPNPVPAVASLSGDAFNPHGPTTFQRLPGITLALPQRPLFGGRVMGGMQVEYSRLAPLRSGGFADDGSDGLFSLAGTWRPEGTPLDINTFTLPKDELEGNGRLDPTEREGRDRVSLAPRLSTSYGLGNWGRLTPSVALRQDVSVGEVSGRTAARGYALADLMLDSQLARTFADRDTLYRHTMSPSVNLRYVPGGWGHGLTALNGSGTGTVPLIYDEWDSAVPLQSNGSVRSFLHAVVAVDQSLRVRKGPTTREPLRLRIGQGFDLSRIAPVAGRDIVQGSVVRDTFARLSASAGVLTAGGLVRMDPTTLDITQLSADFTIDNGKGNALYARYDDLLAVKQLSIDRGLDPLAQGPDFVRRGVDMLVGDAPRPLPSHNDQVDPSPTERAQALTVGTRIKLGFGLGLRYEALVQPLYKDLITQESQPLAQQTFGVSYGPACDCWRIEGVVILRRNQTPEFAGVNLSVAGFGSFGSGG, encoded by the coding sequence ATGACCTTCCTTGCCCCGGTCGTCCTGACGCTCTGGGTGTCGGCCCAGATTCCGCTGGCCACGCAGGTGGAGCTTCCCACCGGCGAGGTCGTGGAGCTCGCGGCCGACTACGTCGTCTTCGAGAACGACGTCCTCACCGCCCGGGGCCACTGCGAGCTGCGCAGCGGCCCCAACGTGCTTCGCGCGGATGAGGTGACGTACAGCGAGGCCACGCAGGTGGCCACCGCCACCGGCAACGTGATGTTCGTCAGCGGCTTGATGGCCGCCATCGCGGACGACGTGCGCGTGGACCTGCGCTCCAACGAGGCCAACGTGAAGGGCGGCCTCTTCATGCAGAAGAAGGGCGTCACCCCCGAAGCGCTCCAGGCCGCCAAGACGCCGGACGAATTGCGCAAGCTGGGGGAGACGCCCGTCCTGATGAGCGGCACGCGCATCCGCCGCACCGGGGAGACGGCCTTCTCCGTGGACGGCCTGGCCTTCACCCCGTGTCAGTGCGGCCCGGGCGAGCCGGGCTGGCGGGTGGAGGCGAAGGAGGCCAACGTGAAGATGGGCGAGCGCGCCATCCTCACCTGGCCCGTGGTGTACGTGCGCTCGGTGCCGGTGTTCGCGCTGCCGTGGCTGTACCTGCCCCTGGCGGAACGCCGCTCCGGCCTGCTCATCCCCCGTCCGTCCAACTCAGGCCTCAACGGCTTCGGGCTGGACGTCCCCGTCTTCGTCACGCTGGGGGAGAGCTACGACCTGACGTTCACGCCGGGCATCTACACGGGCGGCGGGGACATCTCGAACCCCCGGTTCGTCGAGGTGGACGAGGACGGCAACTCGACGCCCATCCGCGAGCTCCGCCCCACTGGCGTGAAGGGCCCCCGGCTGCTGACCGAGTTCCGCTACGTCCCCAGCGACCGCACGCGAGGCCGGGCCACGCTGGGCTTCCTCTACGACCTGCGGCCCCGGCTGGATCCCACCACCTCCGACTTCCTGCGCGTCGTGGACCGGACCAACCCGAAGGAGCCCTTCTACACGTCGCAGATCATCGACGAGAAGCGCGGCCTGCGGGGCGAGGCGTCCTGGCAGCACACGCAGGACCTGGGCGACGGCTGGCACGACCGCGTGGACGCGTACTTCGTGTCGGATGGCTTCTACACGCGCGACCTCACCGCCGACCTGCTGGTGCAGAACACCAACTACCTGCGCAGCACCGCCGTCGTGTACCAGCGCCGCGACGAACGCTACCTGGGGCTGGACGTGTCGCTGCGCCAGGACCTGCGCTACGCCTACCGCTTCTTCCAGCCGAACCCCGTCCCCGCGGTGGCTTCGCTGAGTGGCGACGCCTTCAACCCCCACGGCCCCACGACGTTCCAGCGCCTGCCGGGCATCACCCTGGCCCTGCCCCAGCGGCCCCTCTTCGGCGGACGGGTGATGGGCGGAATGCAGGTGGAGTACAGCCGGCTGGCGCCCCTGCGCAGCGGCGGTTTCGCGGACGACGGCTCCGACGGGCTCTTCTCGCTCGCCGGCACCTGGCGCCCCGAGGGCACGCCGCTGGACATCAACACCTTCACCCTGCCCAAGGACGAACTGGAGGGCAACGGCCGCCTGGACCCCACCGAGCGCGAGGGCCGCGACCGCGTGTCGTTGGCCCCGCGCCTGTCCACGTCCTACGGGCTGGGCAACTGGGGCCGGCTGACGCCTTCCGTGGCGCTGCGCCAGGACGTGTCCGTGGGCGAGGTCTCCGGCCGCACCGCCGCGCGCGGCTACGCGCTGGCGGACCTGATGCTGGACTCGCAGCTGGCGCGCACCTTCGCGGACCGGGACACGCTCTACCGCCACACGATGTCCCCGTCGGTGAACCTGCGCTACGTGCCCGGCGGCTGGGGCCACGGGCTCACCGCCCTCAACGGCAGCGGCACCGGCACCGTGCCGCTCATCTACGACGAGTGGGACTCCGCGGTGCCACTCCAGTCCAACGGCAGCGTGCGCAGCTTCCTCCACGCCGTGGTCGCCGTGGATCAGTCGTTGCGCGTTCGCAAGGGACCCACCACGCGGGAGCCGCTTCGCCTGCGCATCGGCCAGGGGTTCGACCTGTCGCGCATCGCGCCCGTCGCGGGCCGGGACATCGTGCAGGGCAGCGTGGTGCGCGACACCTTCGCGCGGCTGTCCGCCAGCGCTGGCGTGCTCACCGCGGGCGGGCTCGTGCGCATGGACCCGACGACGCTCGACATCACCCAGCTGTCCGCTGACTTCACCATCGACAACGGCAAGGGCAACGCCCTTTACGCGCGGTACGACGACCTGCTGGCCGTGAAACAATTGTCAATTGATCGTGGGTTGGATCCTTTGGCACAAGGACCCGATTTCGTGCGCCGGGGCGTGGACATGCTGGTGGGAGACGCACCTCGTCCCCTGCCGTCCCACAACGATCAAGTCGACCCCTCTCCGACCGAACGGGCACAGGCCCTCACTGTTGGTACGCGAATCAAGCTCGGATTCGGGCTCGGGTTGCGATACGAAGCACTTGTGCAGCCGCTTTATAAGGATCTGATTACCCAGGAAAGTCAGCCCCTTGCGCAGCAGACCTTTGGCGTGTCGTATGGACCCGCCTGTGACTGCTGGCGTATCGAAGGGGTTGTGATCCTGCGGCGCAACCAGACGCCGGAATTCGCCGGCGTGAATCTGAGTGTGGCCGGATTCGGATCCTTCGGGTCGGGAGGTTAG
- a CDS encoding helix-turn-helix domain-containing protein, whose amino-acid sequence MSDLGKRIGQRIRELRTQRPERWTQEELAERAQISVSFLSMIERGERVPHVETLAALSNALSVSLGELFTGTEQTPAQTEDLLRPLSDFARARGLNARDVDRLLGVARVMFNGSAA is encoded by the coding sequence GTGTCGGATCTCGGAAAAAGAATTGGCCAGCGCATTCGCGAGCTTCGCACGCAGCGCCCGGAGCGATGGACGCAGGAAGAGCTCGCGGAGCGAGCGCAGATCAGTGTGTCCTTCCTGTCGATGATCGAACGCGGCGAGCGCGTGCCCCACGTGGAAACCCTGGCGGCCCTTTCCAATGCCCTCAGCGTCAGTCTCGGTGAGCTCTTCACGGGCACCGAGCAGACGCCTGCCCAGACGGAGGACCTGCTGCGTCCCCTTTCGGATTTCGCCCGTGCACGCGGCCTCAACGCGCGCGACGTGGACCGCCTGCTCGGCGTGGC